The Eptesicus fuscus isolate TK198812 chromosome 16, DD_ASM_mEF_20220401, whole genome shotgun sequence DNA window gggcaagtcaaaGCTTTTCTGAATCTGTAAACTTGAGACAACACCGCCTGCATCATAAGGCTTGAATAGCACATATGGacacagttaattttttttttttaatcctcacctgaggatatttttccactgattttgagagagagggaaagacagagagaaatattgatgtgagaggaacacatcgattggttgcctcctgcatgagccccaaccagggcctgggccaggggggagcttgcaaccaagatacatgcccgtgactggaatcaaacctggggctctttggtccacaggctgactctctatccactgagccaaaccggccagggctggacacAGTTCATTTTAAAACGTTTTTACATATAAGGAACTTACAAAGCAGAGGGGGTTCTTGTCAAGGATTTATCACCTATTCTAGGGCTTGCAGCACAATTTTTGCTctattgaaaaatacatttatttttgtaaacttgGTATGCAAGACCAGATATAGTGGAAGAACTCTATTATTCCTAACAAAAATGGAAAGGCATTTTCTTGACCCCTGTATGAGTCTAACCAAATCTCCTATTTGAGCAATGACCCTTAAATAACATTGTTGTTCACCTACTTTCCCCATCTGAACTTAcgaaaaataagagaaagtacTTACTAATGACAACTTTAATGTGAACATGTGTTTGGCCCTCAAGAAAGTGTCATAAATTAAAGGGAAGAGCAAGTTGCCATTGAAAGGAGTACATGATGCTTAGGGATGGATGGCATGCAGTTTCTGGACCCAGCTGATACTCAAATATATCAAAGCAATTCATAACATCAGTCACTTGAACAATCGGAACTTCTTCAAATACTGATTCACTTCTTCCTTGGGGTAGGGACGGAGTGCAATGCAAGTGGCGACATTCTCTGGCTGCTCCAGCCATAGCATGTGGTCGATGTTCTTCTCTTGCAGTGTCCCAGCCAGCTCCTTCAGGGTGGTCTCATCTGGGGCCTACAAGAAGCAGGACGTAGATTGACTAGCCCATTTAGGAAGTATCAAGTCCATGGGCAGAAatatggggaggaggagggctccCCTTAACTGAAAGTGGAGGAACTGATCTCCCAAAGGAGCTGTAGAGCATGTCTCCAGAAGTAAGAGCTTCATTGCTCCATTTTTCATTCACTCTCTGTAGGACATTAGATAAATTGCTTGGGGgctggggagaaagggagaggcttaatttttctgtttagaAAGTGGgagatttttctcttccttcttgaaATGCTGCATGCGTTGTCAGTAATTACGCTCTGTACATTTTCTAGTTCTCTTGTGGCTGGTGCCCAAATAGCTATCCCTAATGCTTCAGCCAGCTCTCATTTTAAGAGTTGCCTACTGAGGACACATTCCTAGAGCAGACATTGCAAAGGGTAAGGTCTGTTTGGCCACCTGCAGAAAGGACCTTCCCGCTATAATACACCCCTGGTGTTTGTGACGCTCCGTTCAATGTACACCAGGGTTCACATTTATCTCCAAATCATTTGGCGTCGTGTCCGGGTAAACGCTTCAGTCTCACTGGCAATAAGAAATCCCGAGTCCTTATCCTGGGTCGGTTTTGCGGGAAGGGAGGGTACCAATTTTATCTGAGCGGCGGCATtaattttgcactcggatgttgagtgtgactcgacacggttagcatcggtagcaggaatcgagaaaaaagcaagcgagtgcaaagggttaaaaggccGGCCCCGAGCGCCGGTAAAAAGGCGGgtctccctccagcctcctctcGCACAGGTGTCACTGAGACGGCCGCAGGTGAGACCGGAGGGGTGCGAGCCCCTTTAGTAACGGACCCGATGACCACTTTTCACTGTCAGACCCTCCCCGGCCAAGGGAAGACTCTCTGAGTAATAGCTCCAGTGACCCCAGAAAGCCTTCCCAAACCTTAGATGCTAAAGAGTCCTCCCACTAACACCCGTCCCCACAACACGAAGTTAGGGCCTCTGACTCCAGGCCACACCCACTTCCGGTCTCGACTTCCTCAGCGctcctcgccccgcccccccccgcggcCCCGGGCCTCACCTCCAGGACCACCTTGCGCATGCGCCCCAGCTCCCGGAGGTAAGCGACAGTGTGCGGGTGGTCGCGGTGAACGTGCAAGGCCGCAGTGGCTGCGTGACAAGCCTGCGCTACCAGTGCGCCCGCTGGCCAGGAGAATGGAGCCTGCGATAGGTCCTTTCGTAACACCAGATATTGTACCAAGACCGGCGGCTCCGCGCTCGGTGCCGCCATATTCCTGCCCAGCTGGAAGGCCCGGCCTAGTCCGCGGTGCATGCTGGGATCAGGGAGGGGCCCTGAGCGCGGCCATGTTTTTGTACGGCGGCTTCGCAAAGCATGCTGGGTCCGATTGGCTGGGGTTTTGAAGGCGAGGATGGCGGGAACTCGTCCCTGGGCTGCGTGAGCCAGAGGAGAGAAGGTAAGGGGAAATAAGGTCCGGTGAGGTTCGAGACGGTGGCGAGGGCGGAAGGCTAAAGGGCCTCTTGCAGCTCCTTGCGTGTGGAAGGCACACCCGCCGAAGCGGAGGGCCTGTGCCCTCGGGAGCGCTCGGGGCCGGCGAGCTGGATGTGGACACGGCCTGCTGGCACCCGGGGCAAGGGCGGGTCAGGGAAGGGGAGTCGTGGCTGTGACACTCGGGGTGTTGGTCTACCGTCTAGGTTTGTCTGAATGTGGCTAGATGTGACTCCCTTGCCATTTTCCCTTTTGTCAGCAAAGGAAATCTCGGTTCTTGTTCCCGGTGCCTGGACAGCTTCCTGGGAAGGCTTGTGGATCTGGAAATCTGAGTAGATGGAGCTGGCGAACACTTTAAGCCAAGAGGGCGGGTCCAAAGGAGGTACTCGAATGGTTGTCTTTGTCGCTTTGCTGCTGCTGCCCAAAGATgacacccccttctccctcttaccccccgcaccgcccggccccgccccggttGGAGGCGCTTTTCCTCTTCTGTCTGGTGGAACCTGGCCTGTGTGGGAGCAGAACAGGGAAAGGAACTAATACCAGCACACCCGCCTTGCGCCTCACAGGGTTTGTGGTTTTTACAATTTGAAGGCAAAACCCCCACCTGCAAGAAGTTAGGACTCGCCTTATTGCCAGCCTGAGGGACCAGCAACTAAGATCGTCAGGGCAAAATTACTTCACGTGTTTCTAGGCTCCTGCCTTTTTAAACCCATAGTTTGCATTCATAATACGCCGTGTCTCTTTTCAGGGCTACAGTTCTAGCCagtgaggtctctctctctctcttcccaggaTTTTGGGGGGCCATTTCTGCATTACTCCTGTGGAAGAGGCAGTGCCAGGCGGGGGCTTTGGCATCGGTTAgatctgggtttgagtcctggctctgccgtTGTAAAtactgtggccttgggcaggttttttttacttttctctgctTCCGTTTTTTACCTGGGAAATGGAGGTGAATAACAGCATTGTGGTAATGTTGTGGGAATTAGATAAACaattcttttcatgtttttcacGGAAAGCATTTAAACCGTATCTTACATATATAGGAAATAACCAGTAAATGTTGTAATTCTTTACATGTTTTGCAAGTAGATAACCTAGCACAAGTGTGTTAACACGTAGGAAGAGTTCAGCAGATGCTTTATCGGAGTTTATTAGCATTGTGAAAATAAGACCCTTACGGTGCAGGCACCCCTCAGAGATATTCCAGGTTCAGTTCTAGAGTGCAAGTCAGAATCTGTTCACTGGTGTGGGatgttgctttttatttgtaaaaaaaaaagcacacgtgcgtacacacacacacacacacaccacctctcccccccacccaacACTGTGAAGGGCAGTCAAGGACGCACAGTACAGCCAGGGGCGCTTGTCTTGGTCCTTAGTCaatctctagaccagtggtcggcaaactcattagtcaacagaaccaaatatcaacagtacaacgattgaaatttcttttgagagccaaattttttaaacttaaacctcttctaacgccacttcttcaaaatagactcacccaggccgtggtattttgtggaagagccacacccaaggggccaaagagcctcatgtggctcgcgagcctca harbors:
- the PTRHD1 gene encoding putative peptidyl-tRNA hydrolase PTRHD1 is translated as MHRGLGRAFQLGRNMAAPSAEPPVLVQYLVLRKDLSQAPFSWPAGALVAQACHAATAALHVHRDHPHTVAYLRELGRMRKVVLEAPDETTLKELAGTLQEKNIDHMLWLEQPENVATCIALRPYPKEEVNQYLKKFRLFK